Below is a genomic region from Triticum urartu cultivar G1812 unplaced genomic scaffold, Tu2.1 TuUngrouped_contig_5093, whole genome shotgun sequence.
TAAGCTtttggcttattttgacaataagctGAAATAAGCTAGAAAAGAACTGGCCCTTATTACAGTGCAAAATATAACAACAGATAATTGAAAATTAAAACAACTGACTGCACATGTCAATCGGCATGCATGATTTAACAATCATTTATTGTTGGGAGTAGTAAACTACGATCAACAAACTGAACTTAAGAAAGCGATGGTCGACAGTGTGTGTTTGTGTACTTGTCGCTAGCTATAGCAACTTGGTGTGATGGATCCTGAACAAGGCAAGCAGGGCCTCCCTATTTCCCGCAGTGGCCTCATACGCCTCGATGAGCTCGCTCCCCGTGAAGTCCCTGTACTTAGGACGATGGTTGGTCTCTCCATTCACCATCATCGGCGCCGGACGAATCCTGCAGCCCATATTTGGCCTGATAAGAGTTGCCACCGACATCCTCGCCTTGGCCGAGTTCGTCACCACCCGGTGCTCCACGCTTGTAAGCACCCCGTTGGTCACCATCTACACAAGAACAAATAGAATTAGCTATCATGTGCTCTCTTCTTCCATAGGGTAGATGCGATGTGATGCGACCTCACCTCCAGCTGAAGCCCAAAGTTGACAACAAACGCGTTGCGCATGGGTTGGACACCGATCCAGCGTCCCTTGTGCTTCACCTGTAAACCAGTGACGTCGCCCTGTGACAGGACGGTGAGGATGTAGCGGTCGGAATGCGGCCGGATGCCCAGCGTGAGGCTCGGGTCGGGGCATCGCGGGTAGTAGTTCACGTTCATCATCGTCTCCCCGCCGGTGAGGTCGCCCTCGAAGAATTGACTATCCAAGCCGAGCCCCTCCGCGATGAGTCGCAGGAGCCTTTGTGCCAGCTCTTGCACTGCCACGGCGTACTTTGCAAGACGCTCCCTGCGTGGGGTTGCAACCCATGAATACAATGCCGCTATAGCTAGGTGAGAGTATAAGGGATCAACACGAATGTACTCTTACCGAAATGTTTCTGGCTGTGATGGCCAATGGTCCATCAGCTTGTCGACCGGGTAGCACCGGAGCTTGAGACAGTCGCGCCAGTAGCGGATGTCGTTGGTGTCAGTGTGGGACGTGACGGAGCCGGAGAAGACCCGGCAATGCTTGTTGTGCTCGTTGGAGTAGTGCTTGAGTTTTGCCTCGGCCGGCATCCTGAAGAACTCTGCCGCCGCTTCACGGAAGCCCTGGATCACGTCTTCCCCCACACCGTGGTTCACTGCCTGCAACGCCATGCATGCAATGTAAGAACTGATCAGGATTCAGGAGCGCAGATTACATGCATGGCAGTGAAACGAAGCAAGGCAACGTGCCTGGAAGAAGCCATACTCCTTGCCGGCCTCCATGATCTCGCCAATGACCTGTCGGCGGCCATCTCCAAGAGCTCCTTGGAGGTCGATGACGGGGAGAGCGACCGAGAGGTCGCCTTGTAGCTCGTGGTTGCAAGGGCGTCTCTCCGGCGGCAAGACGTACTTGTCCGGCAGGGACTTTGGCGACGGGAAGTCGCAGATGAGCTTCATTGTCTCGCTTTTCTTCTTGGCTTCGACTTCTGTACCGTATACTACTTTTCTGTCTGTATTGCACCACTCTATCACATGCACTTATACTAGTTTGAGAAGGCCTACCTACCGCAGGcattttttctttcctttttgatTGAGAAGGCACTAGACTAGAGAAGGGGCCTTGTTCCTCTGCATCTCTTCTTCGACATGCCACGGAGAAAGAGGAAGAAATAAATAGTTATACATTTGGGTAATGTTATTCAATGAAAGTTCAGTGGGACAGGATGGCAAAATGAGCATTTTTCAGGGCAATTATATTGTGCAGTGCATGACAATTTCTCGAAGCGAACATGGCAATTTTTACAGCAAGTCCTTATTTTTGTCGGAAATTGCATGTGTTTCTAGCCACCGTCCCATATTGTGAAAGAGTAAGCGTGGATGTGTATCTGAATACGAGAAACCTGCAACCACACTTTATTTTGATACAATTGCACCTATGTTTTTGCGGTTATTTTCTTAATTGTGTGATTGAATTTTATCGACGGGGCACAAATAGTGATTGAAACTTCAAAAAGTTTCACTCAATCTTAGTTCAAAACCACGACTTGGATCAGAGGGAGTAGCTATTGTGGTATAGATGTTCAGCTAACACTGTacttactccctccgtctaggtatATAAGTCATCTTAGGTTGTGCAACGCGACTAAGACAAAGGAAAAAacaagagaacttaatgttttcttctaattaatagcattgcatgcaatgaactaaccactgtatgtcatgtttggtagtcttaAGTCACTGAAATCATGCACGGCCCACATTTTTTATTGATTGGTATGTCATGAAATAAGAAACGAGAAGGAAGTTAATGTATCATATCTAAGTATTTTGAGATTATTTGATTTTCGTAAGGTAACTTATGCACCTAGACGAAAGGAGTACTTATATTATCTGTTTTTTTCCTTCCGTAGCATGAATGTGATAGCCTTTCCCCCGGCATTGTTATTGAGTCACGGCTGACGCATGAGGGAGCGAGTGGCAACCTACTGCGTCACGTGGCTACCCCATACGGACAAGAAATGAAAGAGTAATGGTGCTCTAGATCGGCTCATTTCGGTCAAGATCGTATCTGCATGCATTTGATAACAAGGAGCGCGCGTGCCGATTTGGAATCTGGCGCTGCAGCCAGGGGATCAGTTCAGTAAATAAAACCTAGTGTTAGGCAACAAGCATATCATATGtctgcaagatgcaaccactctGACCATTATGCCTATGTATTCCCCCACCATGCCTATCCGGGGGAATATATAGTGCCAAGTTGACAACTCAGTAAATAAATCCGGCTATTCCAGACGTCGATCAACCACTCTGATCATATATATAGTGTCAAGTTGACAACCCAGCATTACCTCTGTCCGGGTTTATTGGTCTCATTTGTATTTTATGCCCAATTTTAACTATAGATTTGACTAAGAAAATATAAACTGTATGTCATACAAATTATATTGTTATATTCATATTCCAAAGAAGTTTTCAATGACACTATTTTTGTAGTATATACCTTATTTTCTGGAGTTAAATCAAAGGTCGGAATTTACCCAAAATAGAAAGAGACTAAGAAACCCGGACGGAGATAATAAACAATAGTCCAAGAATGGTCAGCAAAGAAACAGTAAGTTGACTACTACTAACATCGAGGAGTTTGAGACCATCATGTCGTGAACAACATTGAGGAATTTCTTTGAGTT
It encodes:
- the LOC125528766 gene encoding 2'-deoxymugineic-acid 2'-dioxygenase-like; this encodes MKLICDFPSPKSLPDKYVLPPERRPCNHELQGDLSVALPVIDLQGALGDGRRQVIGEIMEAGKEYGFFQAVNHGVGEDVIQGFREAAAEFFRMPAEAKLKHYSNEHNKHCRVFSGSVTSHTDTNDIRYWRDCLKLRCYPVDKLMDHWPSQPETFRERLAKYAVAVQELAQRLLRLIAEGLGLDSQFFEGDLTGGETMMNVNYYPRCPDPSLTLGIRPHSDRYILTVLSQGDVTGLQVKHKGRWIGVQPMRNAFVVNFGLQLEMVTNGVLTSVEHRVVTNSAKARMSVATLIRPNMGCRIRPAPMMVNGETNHRPKYRDFTGSELIEAYEATAGNREALLALFRIHHTKLL